A section of the Candidatus Latescibacter sp. genome encodes:
- a CDS encoding SH3 domain-containing protein has protein sequence MKFHVRIVLLILCALGSIVSLSQAEPYKRAPDVIPGTLPEMRDPSYWIARMEKPDEIILSQVQIQRMNENYRQKIHSEHPFKGANPDRIPNANRLLYRQGHVIAFPDLDTMSPVEIADSVRRQITREISFMLSGHFANVASIEYSEREIDAFEREMAIDLLGKECRVQYGITVRTARQRIIPSWLPQQEGYPGHGTHCWDQWNLCVIKIASPVSVLHRSRTGAYVFVLSEDGYGWLNSEDVAFADRDVISSYMKNDRFILCTGDRVPYYSDDRCLYVSGWLRMGAHLPLSDGGNPRIIQSPVRKTDGTFAVERAWLASEADVHAGYLPYTRRNIVTTAFKLLDNTYDWTGGWYGRNHDSNLRDIFACFGFKLPYEGLLFTHFGDDDTIVYPKMDRKAQYAAILRHEPFVTLMNCESGGPHSNLLLGEYNGTPIVFDMHGYNYQREDGVWLEIRRCCVGDITMPNYFLKNRVTFLGLKLPILNDIR, from the coding sequence ATGAAATTTCACGTGAGAATAGTACTCCTTATCCTCTGCGCTTTGGGATCCATTGTTTCATTATCCCAGGCGGAACCATATAAAAGAGCTCCCGATGTCATACCGGGTACATTGCCGGAAATGCGCGATCCTTCATACTGGATAGCACGTATGGAAAAACCTGATGAGATTATATTGTCGCAGGTACAAATTCAGCGTATGAATGAAAATTACCGGCAGAAAATACACTCAGAGCATCCCTTCAAGGGGGCTAATCCCGACAGGATTCCCAATGCCAACCGTCTTTTGTACCGTCAAGGTCATGTCATCGCTTTTCCCGACCTGGATACGATGTCGCCCGTGGAAATCGCCGACAGTGTCAGGCGGCAGATCACCCGTGAAATCAGCTTCATGCTAAGCGGTCATTTCGCCAATGTCGCTTCCATCGAATACAGCGAACGGGAAATCGACGCCTTTGAAAGAGAAATGGCCATCGATCTTCTGGGAAAAGAATGCCGCGTGCAATATGGAATTACTGTTCGAACGGCCCGTCAGAGGATAATACCGTCATGGCTGCCCCAGCAGGAGGGGTATCCCGGTCATGGAACACACTGTTGGGATCAGTGGAACCTCTGCGTGATTAAAATCGCCAGCCCGGTAAGTGTGCTTCACAGATCGCGCACAGGAGCATATGTATTCGTGTTGTCTGAGGACGGTTACGGCTGGTTGAATTCCGAGGATGTTGCATTCGCCGACAGAGACGTAATTTCGTCGTATATGAAGAACGACAGATTCATCCTCTGCACCGGTGACAGGGTGCCGTATTATTCGGATGACCGGTGTCTGTATGTCTCCGGCTGGCTGCGAATGGGCGCGCACCTTCCTCTTTCGGATGGAGGCAATCCGCGGATTATTCAATCGCCGGTACGAAAAACTGACGGAACGTTCGCAGTTGAAAGAGCATGGCTTGCATCTGAGGCCGATGTACATGCAGGATATCTACCATACACACGCCGGAATATAGTGACAACAGCGTTCAAGCTCCTTGACAACACCTACGACTGGACAGGCGGATGGTACGGGAGGAACCACGACAGTAATCTGAGGGATATTTTTGCATGTTTCGGATTCAAACTGCCCTACGAAGGATTGCTGTTCACCCATTTCGGCGATGACGACACGATCGTATATCCCAAAATGGACAGAAAGGCGCAGTATGCGGCGATACTCAGGCACGAACCCTTCGTTACACTCATGAACTGCGAAAGTGGCGGACCCCACAGCAATCTGCTGCTGGGTGAATACAACGGCACACCCATCGTATTCGATATGCACGGATATAACTATCAGCGTGAAGATGGTGTCTGGCTTGAGATAAGGAGGTGCTGTGTAGGTGATATCACAATGCCTAATTACTTCCTCAAGAACAGAGTGACATTTCTTGGGCTGAAATTACCCATCTTAAACGATATCAGGTAA
- a CDS encoding aldo/keto reductase, whose product MALQKIILGKSGIEVTDLCFGTLILGHLQADLTPAEGAKAVSRAMELGINFIDTAKGYKTYAPTRLGIEGFSDVVIASKSTAKTAPEMRKDVETCLREIGRETIDIFHLHLIRNLAEMREREGALDALVRCREAGLIRTIGLSAHGPDGVLAALAYDEIEVVFPVMNKKGLGIIGGTHQEMLEAIRRARMRNIGLYGMKPLAGGHFIDNIPEAIQYVRKLELFHSIAVGLKTPDEVETMVGLFAGDPEAYDRALAAGVNRAGMKRLIVYDACKRCGVCIDACAQGALFLGEEKAEVKSDLCILCGYCAASCPNFVIRVI is encoded by the coding sequence ATGGCTTTGCAAAAGATAATTCTTGGAAAAAGCGGTATAGAGGTAACAGATCTCTGCTTCGGCACACTCATCCTCGGTCATCTTCAGGCCGACCTTACCCCCGCTGAAGGCGCCAAAGCGGTGAGCCGGGCGATGGAACTGGGCATCAATTTCATCGATACCGCCAAGGGATATAAAACCTATGCCCCCACCCGCCTCGGCATCGAGGGTTTCAGCGATGTGGTCATTGCGTCCAAATCAACCGCCAAAACAGCTCCGGAGATGCGCAAGGATGTGGAAACCTGCCTCCGTGAAATCGGACGTGAAACCATCGATATCTTTCACCTCCACCTGATCAGGAACCTCGCGGAAATGCGGGAGCGCGAAGGGGCGCTCGATGCTCTCGTCCGGTGCCGCGAGGCGGGTTTGATACGTACCATAGGGCTTTCGGCGCATGGGCCGGACGGTGTGCTTGCGGCTCTTGCCTATGACGAAATCGAGGTGGTGTTTCCGGTTATGAATAAAAAAGGTTTGGGAATTATCGGCGGAACCCATCAGGAGATGCTCGAGGCAATACGGCGGGCGCGGATGAGAAATATAGGACTTTACGGCATGAAACCCCTTGCCGGCGGACATTTTATCGACAATATCCCGGAAGCAATTCAGTATGTGCGGAAATTGGAACTGTTCCACTCCATTGCTGTCGGGCTGAAAACTCCCGATGAAGTTGAGACCATGGTCGGCCTGTTTGCAGGCGATCCCGAAGCTTATGACCGCGCTCTCGCCGCCGGAGTGAACCGCGCGGGAATGAAACGCCTTATCGTCTATGATGCCTGCAAGCGGTGCGGCGTCTGTATCGATGCCTGTGCGCAGGGAGCGCTCTTTCTGGGAGAAGAAAAAGCGGAGGTTAAAAGCGACCTCTGCATCCTTTGCGGCTACTGCGCCGCTTCCTGTCCGAATTTCGTGATACGGGTGATATGA
- a CDS encoding Gfo/Idh/MocA family oxidoreductase: MAIRVGVVGVGVHGLHHVRILSTLPEIELAGIFDIRPAVCETAAAQFRIRPFSSLTQLLDSVDCVTVAVPTSAHHEVVLECLGHDRSVLVEKPIAVSTSEADDMIREADKRRLTLAVGHLERFNAAYRSIQNELVKPAFVESHRLSVFNPRGTDVAVVLDLMIHDIDIVLDMVRRPVVSVHASGVAVVSDEADIANARIRFEGGCVANLTASRISQRKMRKVRIFQRNAYISMDFLSGETEMFSLHSDAKPEASPGVIPQLMNGISYHKHPPDGLNALELEFADFIHAVRDGTNPRVTGTDGRNALEVASQVMESMELSMRSLE, encoded by the coding sequence ATGGCCATCCGTGTGGGAGTTGTGGGAGTGGGTGTCCACGGCCTTCACCATGTACGAATCCTGTCCACGCTGCCGGAAATTGAACTTGCCGGTATTTTTGATATCCGGCCTGCTGTCTGTGAAACAGCAGCCGCTCAATTTCGAATCCGTCCCTTTTCGTCGCTCACTCAGCTTCTCGATTCCGTGGATTGTGTGACTGTGGCGGTTCCTACTTCAGCCCACCATGAAGTGGTTCTGGAATGCCTGGGACATGACAGGTCCGTTCTGGTAGAAAAACCTATCGCGGTCAGCACATCAGAAGCCGATGATATGATCCGGGAGGCCGATAAGCGCCGCCTTACCTTGGCGGTCGGCCATCTCGAACGTTTCAATGCAGCATATCGTTCCATACAGAACGAGCTGGTCAAACCGGCATTTGTCGAATCGCACCGTCTTTCGGTCTTCAATCCCCGCGGCACCGATGTGGCGGTGGTGCTTGATCTGATGATTCATGATATCGACATCGTACTTGACATGGTGAGGCGGCCGGTGGTCTCGGTGCATGCCTCGGGGGTGGCGGTGGTTTCCGATGAAGCCGATATCGCCAACGCCCGTATCCGGTTCGAGGGGGGCTGCGTCGCCAATCTAACCGCCAGCCGGATCTCGCAGCGCAAGATGCGGAAGGTACGAATCTTCCAACGGAATGCATACATTTCCATGGATTTCCTTTCCGGAGAAACCGAGATGTTCTCGCTTCATTCCGATGCCAAACCGGAAGCGTCTCCCGGCGTCATTCCGCAGCTCATGAACGGCATTTCCTATCATAAACATCCCCCGGACGGACTGAACGCCCTTGAACTCGAGTTTGCCGATTTCATTCATGCGGTCAGGGATGGGACCAACCCCCGGGTGACCGGCACAGATGGGCGAAATGCGTTGGAAGTAGCGTCTCAGGTTATGGAAAGCATGGAGCTATCCATGCGGAGCCTTGAATGA
- a CDS encoding CapA family protein translates to MRNIIVFFSIVLLVSAREVSAGDTVTFCAAGDVLLDRGCGAKIRQHGFDYLFESVRDFVQSSDLAICNLEGPMSAKKRTSVENMRFCADSAYVEVLKRSGFDIFCLANNHILDYGRQALLETRNILEKNGLAALGAGKNKSEAASARLIQKNGYTFAFLSFAAVPYFGAGLNADFPCPAIADSATVRAEVEKCRPTADYVIVTFHWGVEYAARPAQEQVQLAHLCIDSGADLVIGHHPHVIQSIEKYRGKFILYSLGNFVFDQHKPEQRESILFACTFREGKVESPHIVPVIIPDRMYRPELAGCTDSIRITDRIKALSEGFAAVFRDGDTEIFLE, encoded by the coding sequence ATGCGAAACATCATCGTTTTTTTCTCGATAGTTCTTCTTGTATCTGCCCGGGAGGTATCGGCCGGAGATACGGTGACATTCTGCGCCGCCGGAGATGTTCTCCTCGACCGTGGATGTGGTGCAAAAATCCGTCAGCATGGTTTTGATTACCTCTTCGAGTCGGTAAGGGATTTTGTACAATCCAGCGACCTGGCTATCTGCAACCTGGAAGGTCCCATGTCCGCCAAAAAAAGAACCTCTGTCGAAAATATGCGTTTCTGCGCCGATTCGGCATATGTGGAGGTTCTGAAACGGTCAGGTTTCGATATCTTTTGCCTGGCAAACAACCATATACTGGATTACGGACGTCAGGCGCTCCTGGAAACCCGAAATATCCTTGAGAAAAACGGCCTGGCGGCGTTGGGGGCGGGAAAAAACAAATCGGAGGCTGCAAGCGCCCGGTTAATACAAAAAAACGGTTACACCTTTGCTTTTCTATCCTTTGCCGCAGTGCCATATTTTGGAGCAGGGCTGAATGCAGATTTTCCCTGCCCGGCCATAGCGGACAGTGCGACAGTCAGGGCCGAAGTGGAAAAATGCCGACCCACTGCGGATTATGTAATCGTTACCTTCCATTGGGGGGTGGAATATGCCGCCAGACCAGCCCAAGAGCAGGTGCAGCTTGCCCACCTTTGTATCGACAGCGGCGCCGATCTGGTCATCGGCCATCACCCCCATGTGATTCAGAGTATTGAAAAATACCGTGGAAAATTCATTCTCTACAGCCTGGGGAACTTTGTTTTCGATCAGCATAAACCGGAGCAGCGTGAATCAATTCTCTTCGCCTGCACCTTCCGTGAGGGAAAAGTGGAATCGCCCCATATCGTTCCGGTTATTATTCCCGACCGCATGTATCGGCCTGAATTAGCAGGATGCACGGATTCCATCCGTATAACCGATCGGATTAAGGCGCTGTCCGAGGGATTTGCAGCAGTTTTTCGCGATGGAGATACAGAGATATTCCTGGAATAA
- the lpxA gene encoding acyl-ACP--UDP-N-acetylglucosamine O-acyltransferase, whose product MTATIHPTAVITPGAVIGPDTSIGPHAVVEDNVIIGRGAVIGPGALIAWGARLGEEVKVFSYAVVGSVPQDLKFGGEETTLEVGNRTVIREFATLNRGTAAHGKTVVGSDCLLMSYSHVAHDCVVGDHCILSNSATLAGHVTLEDWVIIGGLVPIHQFVRIGCHAMVGGGWRVPKDVPPYVTAVGDPLKPVDINKIGLARRGFSEETITRLKKAYHLLFRSKHDMKTSLLELEALGDMGPEVAHLREFILSSERGVIM is encoded by the coding sequence ATGACCGCAACCATTCATCCTACAGCGGTTATTACACCCGGAGCTGTCATCGGGCCGGACACCTCCATTGGACCTCATGCTGTGGTGGAAGACAACGTGATAATCGGACGAGGCGCGGTTATAGGGCCGGGCGCTCTCATTGCCTGGGGCGCCCGTCTGGGAGAGGAGGTTAAAGTCTTCTCGTATGCGGTGGTCGGTTCCGTTCCACAGGATCTGAAATTCGGAGGGGAGGAAACAACCCTGGAAGTCGGAAATCGCACAGTGATCCGTGAATTTGCAACCCTCAACCGTGGAACAGCCGCCCACGGAAAAACCGTTGTCGGCTCCGACTGCCTTCTCATGTCGTACAGCCATGTGGCGCATGACTGTGTGGTGGGGGATCACTGCATTCTCTCCAACAGCGCCACCCTGGCCGGTCATGTGACCCTTGAAGACTGGGTGATTATCGGAGGGCTGGTGCCTATCCACCAGTTCGTGCGGATTGGGTGCCATGCCATGGTGGGCGGCGGCTGGCGTGTACCGAAAGATGTACCCCCGTACGTGACTGCGGTCGGAGACCCGCTGAAACCGGTGGATATCAACAAAATCGGCCTGGCCCGCCGCGGATTCTCCGAAGAAACCATCACGCGGCTGAAAAAGGCATACCATCTTCTCTTTCGCTCCAAGCACGATATGAAGACTTCCCTCCTTGAACTGGAAGCATTGGGGGATATGGGGCCGGAAGTGGCGCACCTGAGAGAATTTATCCTCTCGAGCGAGCGCGGGGTGATAATGTAA
- the lpxD gene encoding UDP-3-O-(3-hydroxymyristoyl)glucosamine N-acyltransferase yields the protein MSVRLDLICQIIGAEIPPNFENIEVRGVASVEDAGPDEICFLSNPKYVGYLVSSHTRAVIISKETMLPSKYISLVVPDPYFAFLQLLEFFNTRTPLSVADGIHPLAEIHPEANLGSGMSVGAYAVIGAGVSIGDNTVIGPGSVILAGSRVGNDCLLYPRVTIMDGCTVGDRVILHSGVVIGSDGFGFAPHGDRYHKIPQIGTVRIGDDVEIGANSCVDRAAFGVTTIENGTKIDNLVQVAHNVSIGAHTVIASQVGISGSTSIGNWVRMGGQAGLAGHIKIGDKASIGAQAGVTKDVPPGETVSGYPAKNHMQAMRIEGALRSLPDLIKKIKVQEKKIEELETILKRVQDDVIPNLFRNLKRS from the coding sequence ATGAGTGTCAGACTCGATTTAATCTGTCAGATAATCGGAGCCGAAATTCCCCCCAATTTCGAAAACATCGAGGTGCGGGGCGTCGCTTCTGTGGAAGACGCCGGCCCGGATGAGATATGTTTTCTTTCCAATCCGAAGTATGTCGGGTATCTGGTGTCTTCCCACACCCGTGCGGTTATTATATCCAAAGAGACCATGCTGCCTTCCAAATATATCTCTCTTGTTGTTCCCGACCCGTATTTCGCCTTTCTGCAGCTTCTCGAATTCTTCAACACAAGAACTCCGCTTTCTGTAGCCGATGGTATCCATCCCCTTGCGGAGATTCACCCGGAGGCTAATCTGGGCAGCGGTATGTCTGTCGGGGCGTATGCAGTCATCGGCGCCGGCGTCTCTATCGGAGATAACACGGTCATCGGGCCAGGTTCTGTAATCCTGGCCGGGAGCAGGGTAGGGAATGACTGTCTGCTCTATCCACGGGTGACCATTATGGATGGCTGCACGGTCGGCGACCGGGTTATTCTCCATTCCGGAGTAGTGATCGGTTCCGATGGTTTCGGTTTCGCCCCCCACGGCGACCGTTACCATAAGATTCCTCAGATCGGAACGGTTCGAATCGGGGATGATGTGGAGATAGGCGCCAATTCCTGTGTGGATCGGGCAGCCTTCGGGGTGACGACGATCGAAAACGGAACCAAGATCGACAATCTTGTCCAGGTTGCCCATAATGTCAGTATAGGGGCGCACACGGTGATTGCATCTCAGGTGGGTATCTCCGGCTCTACTTCGATCGGAAACTGGGTCAGGATGGGAGGGCAGGCCGGTCTGGCCGGACACATCAAAATAGGGGATAAAGCCTCCATCGGCGCACAGGCCGGTGTGACAAAGGATGTCCCCCCGGGGGAAACGGTTTCCGGATACCCCGCCAAGAACCACATGCAGGCCATGCGTATCGAAGGAGCGCTGCGAAGCCTTCCCGATCTGATAAAAAAAATAAAAGTGCAGGAAAAAAAGATCGAGGAACTGGAAACGATCCTGAAACGAGTTCAGGATGACGTCATTCCGAACTTGTTTCGGAATCTAAAGAGGAGTTGA
- a CDS encoding DUF362 domain-containing protein, giving the protein MKSRREFLAAGAALFTALPVFPERVWASGKDLESAKEHLDPGMHLVRDGLTWAEKGKANNISPVLREEILENPGAVFVIRTTVTSQKEPDGRFPAENEQFLQAGYSVAKRMFRKGNRKGGTTFIQPNYVGGFTADQRSVNNGVSTHPSFVAGFGDALKEMGNTNIVVGANGAAKHIHFVESGVAEMMHKHGLFLTEGKYENWEDYLPEEVTWIDNPQGVVMLKVPFFRLLQANDTTLINMAKDRIHQLGFTTLSLKNLQGTMPVGYMHICQPWNDLKRPIGIQPGKKIFNPDYQRRIEQLYVKHAQMNYKYWDEGGFAKAYFSSGGWEAFKKGANNADYKLFWGEHWGQRMMDAASNVHPYVSLVEGIVGVDGADVLHLNNFVTISRSMAACDAAAAWLMGHDPREMPFLRIANERGLGQNDIDKITFYEITDRGVEKIDYRNLPRARMGVNVYGLKDMPLRYF; this is encoded by the coding sequence ATGAAAAGCAGACGTGAATTTCTCGCCGCCGGAGCGGCGCTGTTTACCGCCCTGCCTGTCTTTCCCGAACGCGTATGGGCGAGCGGTAAAGACCTTGAATCGGCAAAAGAACATCTCGATCCGGGAATGCACCTGGTACGGGACGGCCTTACTTGGGCGGAAAAAGGGAAGGCAAACAATATCTCTCCGGTCCTCCGTGAGGAGATTCTGGAAAATCCCGGCGCTGTTTTTGTGATTCGAACCACGGTTACATCGCAGAAAGAGCCGGACGGCAGATTTCCGGCGGAGAACGAGCAGTTCCTTCAGGCTGGCTATTCAGTCGCAAAAAGGATGTTCCGCAAGGGGAACAGGAAAGGCGGAACCACGTTCATACAACCGAACTATGTGGGAGGTTTCACCGCCGACCAGCGGAGTGTGAATAACGGCGTTTCCACACATCCTTCTTTTGTGGCCGGTTTTGGAGATGCGCTTAAAGAAATGGGCAATACCAACATTGTGGTCGGCGCCAACGGGGCGGCGAAACATATTCATTTTGTGGAATCCGGTGTCGCCGAGATGATGCATAAACACGGCCTGTTCCTGACCGAGGGGAAATACGAGAACTGGGAGGATTACCTGCCGGAAGAAGTCACCTGGATCGATAACCCCCAGGGGGTGGTTATGCTCAAAGTTCCCTTCTTCCGGCTTCTACAGGCGAATGATACCACTCTCATCAACATGGCCAAGGACCGTATCCACCAGCTCGGTTTCACCACCCTGTCGCTGAAAAATCTCCAGGGAACCATGCCGGTAGGTTACATGCATATCTGCCAGCCCTGGAACGATCTCAAACGCCCGATAGGTATCCAGCCAGGCAAGAAAATATTCAATCCCGATTACCAGCGCCGGATAGAACAACTGTATGTGAAACACGCTCAGATGAACTACAAATACTGGGACGAGGGAGGCTTCGCAAAGGCTTATTTCTCAAGCGGCGGCTGGGAGGCGTTCAAGAAAGGCGCCAATAACGCAGACTACAAGCTGTTCTGGGGGGAGCACTGGGGTCAGCGCATGATGGATGCAGCGTCAAATGTACATCCGTATGTTTCCCTGGTGGAAGGAATAGTCGGAGTGGATGGCGCTGATGTTCTGCATTTGAACAATTTTGTGACCATATCACGGTCGATGGCGGCATGCGATGCGGCGGCAGCCTGGCTCATGGGCCATGACCCCCGTGAGATGCCTTTCCTGCGCATTGCGAACGAGCGAGGACTGGGGCAGAACGATATCGATAAAATCACGTTCTACGAGATCACCGACAGAGGGGTCGAGAAAATCGATTACCGGAATCTTCCCCGCGCGAGGATGGGAGTGAATGTGTATGGCTTGAAAGATATGCCGTTACGGTATTTCTGA
- the lpxB gene encoding lipid-A-disaccharide synthase: MKRVLIIAGETSGDLQGSALMRQMKLGMPGLEFKGIGGSLMIGEGLNALRHVRDMNFMGLAEVFRHLPFIRRTMKMLESLLDTWKPHLAILIDYPGFNLKLAPRIKRREIPVMYYISPQLWAWHTSRVSMIRRYVDRMVVLFRFEQEFYRRYGIEADFVGYPLLDMVHPSETREAFRTRVGAENTPLIGLLPGSRTQEINRILPPMAESIALVKEKIGPVAAVLGCAPDIDESRYLPFIRGTGIIPVKGNTYDVMYHADALAVTSGTATLEAGIIGTPMVILYRTSPLTYHIGKLLVKIPNIGLINIVAGSRIVPELWQNEVTPEKIAGHLIQFITDKQLHNSVVQSLCAAKDKLGLPGAARRAASIALEMIA, from the coding sequence ATGAAACGGGTACTCATCATCGCAGGTGAGACATCCGGGGACCTGCAGGGTTCCGCTCTCATGCGCCAGATGAAACTCGGCATGCCCGGCCTTGAATTTAAAGGCATCGGCGGTTCGCTCATGATCGGCGAGGGGCTGAATGCTCTCCGTCATGTCAGGGACATGAACTTCATGGGACTCGCCGAGGTTTTCCGGCATCTTCCCTTTATCCGCCGCACCATGAAGATGCTCGAATCGCTTCTCGACACCTGGAAACCTCACCTGGCCATTCTCATCGACTACCCCGGTTTCAACCTCAAGCTCGCCCCCCGTATAAAACGACGCGAAATTCCAGTCATGTATTATATCAGCCCCCAGCTCTGGGCCTGGCATACGAGCAGGGTGAGCATGATCCGCAGGTATGTGGACCGGATGGTAGTGCTCTTCAGGTTCGAACAGGAATTTTACCGCCGGTACGGCATCGAAGCAGATTTTGTGGGATATCCCCTCCTGGATATGGTGCATCCTTCCGAAACCAGGGAGGCATTCCGCACAAGGGTCGGCGCCGAGAATACTCCGCTCATCGGACTCCTCCCCGGGTCGCGAACCCAGGAAATCAACCGTATCCTTCCCCCCATGGCCGAGAGCATAGCACTAGTTAAAGAAAAAATCGGACCGGTCGCTGCTGTCCTCGGATGCGCTCCGGATATCGATGAGAGCCGGTATCTGCCTTTCATCCGAGGCACCGGAATCATACCGGTCAAGGGTAATACTTATGACGTCATGTACCATGCCGATGCCCTGGCTGTAACCTCCGGCACAGCGACACTGGAAGCCGGGATAATTGGCACTCCCATGGTTATTCTCTACCGCACTTCTCCGCTTACTTACCATATAGGCAAACTGCTGGTAAAGATTCCGAATATCGGATTGATAAATATCGTCGCCGGCTCGCGGATTGTTCCCGAGCTTTGGCAGAATGAGGTGACACCGGAAAAAATAGCCGGTCACCTTATACAATTTATCACAGACAAGCAGCTGCATAATTCAGTCGTACAATCGCTCTGTGCTGCAAAAGATAAACTCGGTCTCCCGGGCGCAGCGCGGCGTGCTGCTTCGATTGCCCTGGAAATGATAGCGTAA
- a CDS encoding bifunctional UDP-3-O-[3-hydroxymyristoyl] N-acetylglucosamine deacetylase/3-hydroxyacyl-ACP dehydratase, translating to MFERQSTVAGEAAVKGIGLHTGTQSEIIFRPAPINTGIIFRRTDLEGSPEIPALIDNVVDISRGTTIGKGNAKVHTVEHVLAALAGLEIDNAYVDICGIEPPVCDGSSLEFVKALRSAGRMEQDSPRDYIVIDETIGYDRVKGEGVELVALPSDDFRITFMIDYHNPAIGTQYTSMYSISEFEAEYAPSRTFCFLSEVEMLKEAGLAKGGTTDNALVVIDKPWDEKEVAYLTRLFNDNIDVSRGANGILNGTPLRFPNEFARHKTLDLIGDLYLLGHPIKGHIMAARSGHKANIELVRKIKSFWEKSRIKMKFQDRKTHGYLLDVNAIKKIMPHRYPFLLVDRIIDLIPGKKVVGIKNVTVNEPFFQGHFPARPIMPGVLLIEAMAQVGGILMLDAKTSTEGKLILFTGINKAKFRKPVEPGDQVRFEMEILKRRQNLFVMAGKGFVSNDLVVEAELSAIVVNEKDFQA from the coding sequence ATGTTCGAAAGGCAGTCAACAGTTGCCGGTGAAGCGGCGGTGAAGGGGATTGGCCTTCACACGGGAACACAGAGCGAAATTATTTTTCGGCCTGCTCCCATAAACACGGGGATTATTTTTCGACGTACCGATCTGGAAGGTTCACCGGAAATACCGGCCCTGATCGATAATGTAGTGGACATCAGCCGCGGAACGACAATCGGAAAAGGAAACGCCAAAGTGCACACTGTAGAACATGTACTGGCTGCTTTGGCGGGACTCGAAATTGATAATGCATATGTAGACATCTGCGGTATTGAACCGCCGGTATGCGACGGTTCCTCCCTGGAATTTGTGAAAGCCCTGCGCTCTGCCGGTAGAATGGAACAGGATTCACCCCGTGACTACATCGTGATTGATGAAACCATCGGGTATGACAGGGTGAAGGGTGAGGGGGTGGAACTGGTTGCTCTTCCTTCCGATGATTTCCGTATAACATTCATGATCGATTACCATAATCCCGCCATCGGCACCCAGTACACCTCCATGTATTCCATCAGCGAATTCGAGGCCGAATATGCTCCTTCCCGAACCTTTTGTTTTCTGAGTGAGGTGGAAATGCTGAAAGAGGCAGGTCTGGCCAAGGGGGGGACTACCGATAACGCGCTGGTTGTCATAGACAAACCCTGGGATGAGAAAGAAGTCGCCTACCTTACCCGGCTGTTCAATGACAATATTGATGTTTCCCGCGGAGCAAACGGCATACTTAACGGAACTCCGCTCCGCTTCCCCAATGAATTCGCCCGTCATAAAACCCTGGACCTCATCGGCGATCTGTACCTTTTGGGACACCCCATCAAAGGGCATATCATGGCTGCCCGTTCCGGGCATAAGGCGAACATCGAACTTGTACGAAAGATAAAGTCTTTCTGGGAAAAAAGCCGTATCAAAATGAAATTCCAGGACCGTAAAACCCACGGTTATCTCCTCGATGTCAACGCAATAAAGAAAATCATGCCGCACCGTTATCCTTTCCTCCTGGTAGACCGGATCATCGACCTTATCCCTGGGAAAAAGGTGGTGGGCATAAAAAACGTTACCGTCAACGAGCCGTTTTTCCAGGGGCATTTCCCTGCACGGCCTATAATGCCGGGAGTACTCCTCATCGAAGCGATGGCCCAGGTGGGCGGCATTCTCATGCTCGATGCCAAGACCAGCACTGAGGGGAAACTCATTCTCTTTACTGGCATCAACAAAGCGAAATTCCGTAAACCGGTGGAGCCTGGGGATCAGGTCAGATTTGAAATGGAGATTCTAAAACGCCGTCAGAATTTGTTCGTTATGGCAGGCAAAGGCTTTGTCTCGAACGACCTGGTGGTGGAAGCTGAACTCAGCGCCATTGTGGTGAACGAAAAGGATTTTCAGGCATGA